One Urocitellus parryii isolate mUroPar1 chromosome 8, mUroPar1.hap1, whole genome shotgun sequence DNA window includes the following coding sequences:
- the LOC113198261 gene encoding tigger transposable element-derived protein 2 has product MSKRPADVPVSNNDKKKRKHLCLSIAQKVKLLEKLDSGISVKQLTEEYGVGMTTIYDLKKQKDKLLKFYAESDEPKLMKNRKTLHKAKNEDLDRVLKEWIRQRRNEHMPLNGMLIMKQAKIYHDELKIQGNCEYSTGWLQKFKKRHGITFLKICGDKTAANNKATEKFIEKVDIKKVFHINNQAPVVHSLTNGEIPEMVLHQGECDNSDDKGDVNTAEKVPVENMVRLCDGLIKGLEQHAFITEQEIMSIYKIKERLLRQKLLLMRQTTLEKTFKKATQHNASSSLQEPLPGPSTASDDSSHLNK; this is encoded by the coding sequence atgtcAAAAAGGCCTGCAGATGTCCCTGTGAGTAACAATgataagaaaaagaggaagcattTATGTTTATCTATAGCACAGAAAGTCAAGCTATTGGAAAAACTGGACAGTGGTATTAGTGTGAAACAACTTACAGAAGAGTATGGTGTTGGAATGACCACCATATATGACTTGAAGAAACAGAAGGATAAACTGCTGAAGTTCTATGCTGAAAGTGATGAACCAAAgttaatgaaaaatagaaaaacattgcATAAAGCTAAGAATGAAGATCTTGATCGTGTGTTGAAAGAGTGGATCCGTCAGCGTCGCAATGAACACATGCCACTGAATGGTATGCTGATCATGAAACAAGCAAAGATCTATCATGATGAATTGAAAATTCAAGGAAACTGTGAATATTCAACAGGCTGGTTgcagaaatttaagaaaagacatggtattacatttttaaagatttgtggTGATAAAACAGCTGCTAATAACAAAGCAACAGAGAAATTTATTGAAAAAGTGGATATCAAAAAAGTTTTTCATATCAATAATCAAGCTCCAGTTGTTCATTCATTGACCAATGGTGAAATACCTGAAATGGTTCTGCATCAAGGTGAATGTGATAATAGTGATGACAAAGGGGATGTTAACACTGCAGAGAAAGTGCCTGTGGAAAACATGGTCAGACTGTGTGATGGGCTTATTAAAGGTCTAGAGCAGCATGCATTCATAACAGAACAAGAAATCATGTcaatttataaaatcaaagagaGACTTCTGAGACAAAAACTGCTGCTAATGAGGCAGACAACCCtggagaaaacttttaaaaaagccaCCCAGCACAATGCCTCCTCATCCCTACAGGAGCCACTTCCTGGCCCCTCGACAGCTTCTGATGATTCTTctcacctaaataaataa